TGATCGTCATCCACGGCCTGGAGGAGAGCATCGATCTCCGCGTCGGTGAACTCGGCGCGCGGGTCGAGTGCCACGACGGTCGTCGCCGGGAGCTGCACGGTCGCCTCACGCAGAACCCGCGTCCAGGGTGCGCGCCGGGCGTGAGCGTGGAGGACCACCTCGGGAGCGATCCGCGTCAGAAGGTGGGCGGAGATCCATTGCGCCGAGTCGACGCCGACCAGCGGCACGACCACGCTCTCGCCTCGCGCGGTCGACGCGCGGGCGGCCACCTGCTCGAGCTTGCGGGCGTATCGGCGATCGCGCGCCTGCAGTGGCCGGATGAGACCCGTCTCGGCCGCGGGCGCGGCCCCCACGGCGGGGATGCGATGACGCCGCCATGATCGGGCGGACGCGATGGCCGATCTGCGGATCTCGGCGACCGTGAGGAACGTCTCCCGGTCCGCCGCGCTCAAACGGAGCGCCTCGTCGCGACGGGACCAGACGTGCTCGAGAGCGGGGCCCCCGATTCGTCGCCCGTGCTCTTCGGCATCCCACCAGGGGTGGATGCGCACGGTCTCGCGCTCGCTCAGGAGATACGCGTACAACGCCGGAACACGCATGACCTCGGGGAGCTCCCCGCCCGCGACGATGTCGTCGAACAGCGGATTCATGCTCATACCGCGGCGGAATCCCGTGATCACGTAGTGCGCGATGGCCGCCGAGCGGGGGAGCCAACGGAGCCCGAGCTGCGCGGCGTAGAACTCGCGATCCACGAGACCGGAGCGGGCGATGGTGCGAGCCCACCACAGCCGATCGACGGAGCGGACGATGGGACCGAGCACCCGCGACCCTCGCAGACGGCGGACACGGCTCCTTATCGCACTGCGCATTCCACCGATTCTAGGCGCGCCCCGACCGCCTCCCCAGGAGGCGGCGGAGCCGGCGCACGCGCGACCACAGCGGCTGGTGCGCGTCGATCTCGATTCGATTGTCGGCCGCGATCTCCGCCCGGAGGCGGTGAACGGCACGCTCCACCGTCTCGTCGATGTGCGTGAGGAGTTCCGCGTGCAACGACGCCAGGTACAGCGGCAGCCCCGTCCCCTCGCGCCGGACCCACTCGTGCAGCGCCCGATCGCGCACGCGCGCGTCGTCGGCCGCGTGCTCGGCCGTCAGCGCGAACATGCTGTTGGCGTCGAGTCCGGTGGCATCCGGTCTCTGGGTCCAATACGCCAACGCTTCACCCGGAAGGAAGCCGATCTCACCCGCACGGAGGATGCGCAGATAAAGGTCCCAATCCTCGACGGCGTCCAGGGTCTCGTCGTACCAGCCGACCTCGTCGTGCACGGCCCGGCGATACAGCACCGAGATCGGGACCGCGCGATTCACGCTCAGCATCTCGGTGAGCGAGATGCGCTGCATCCCGGCCCAGAACGGCGCCCGGCCGACCTCGGTCCACGCGCCGCCCCGCTGCTCCTCGTAGACGATCTCGGTGGGAACGGCGACCGCGGCGTCGGAGGGGTGGGCGTCGAGCCACGCGACGGTGCGCGACAGGAAATCCGGATGCCAGCGGTCGTCGTCATCGTGGAGGACGACGTATTCCGTGCCGGCGTCTCGGACGCCGACGTTCGCCGCGACGCAGCGGCCCCCGTCCCCCGGAGCGATCCGGTGCACCGCCACCGCGTCCAGACCGGAGGCGTCGACCACCCCGTCGACCTCGGCGGCGTCTCCGCCGTCGTTGACGACGACGACGCGGAAGTCGCGGAACGACTGCGCGCCGATATCCGCCAGCGCACGCCGTAGGAAGTCCGGTCGCTGACGGGTGCGGACGACGATCCCGACGCGCTCAGTCATGCTGACGAGCTTAGGGCCGCGAGCCGCGGACACCCGGGAGCGTCACAGCTCGGCGTGCAACGCCCACACGCGATCCGCGGCGGCGTTCCAGGCGAAGCCCTTGGCCCGGTCGCCGGCGAGCACACGCAGCCGCTCGGCATCTTCCCCCAGCGCGCGCGCGAGCGCATCGCCGAGGTCGTCCGGGGCGGCGTAGGCGGCCGCCTCGGCGAGCACCTCGCGGTGCACGGGCGTGTCGGCGGCGACGATCGGCACGCCCACGGCGAGGGCGTCGACGGCGCGCCACGGCCAGTCCGTCCGGCCGCAGGCCGTGATGAAGGCGGCGGCGTGCGAGAGCACCGCCGCACGGTCCCACCGATCGAGCGCGCCGCGGCCGTGCACGCGGCTCTCGGCGAGGCCGGACGCCGCGGCGATGTCGGCCACGGTCGGCTCCTCCCCCTCCGGTACGTCGAGCACGACCACGTCGCCGTCCCATCCGGACGCGACGACGGCGGAGAACGCCGCGGCGAGCCCGTCGGACGGTGCCGCTCCGCCGGCGACGGCGAGGAACGACGACGGCAGGTTCAATGCGCGCAGACGCCCCACGGCATCCGAGGGAACGCGCATGCCGGCGGCGGGCGCGCCGCCGATGACGCGCACCTTCTTCGACAGCTTGCTCTTGGCCAGCTCGCCGAGACGGTCCGCCATGGCGTGGGTGGGGACGATGACGGCGTCGGCGTGCTTCGTCACGCGGGCCAGCAGCGCGCGGCAGGCGAGGATCTCGGCTTTCGGCAGCTCCTCCGGCGTCTCCCAGGCCCGCAGCTCCCACAGGGTCACCACGATCTGGTGCGTGTCGTTGACGCGATCGTGCCGCACGAGCGGAGCGAGCGCGGTCGGCGAGTGGATGAGCCCCTTGCCGATGCCCGGGGCGACGCCCAGCTGCCAGGATGCCGCGAGCTCGCGGCGTCGCATCGACAGCCGCGTCTCGGAGCTGAGGCCCGTCACGCTCGTCTCATCGGGGATGCCGGGGGCGGGCACGATGGCCGACACGTCGCAGCCGCGCGGGGCGGTGGCGATGAGCGCCTCGGTGAGCGATGCCGACGCCTCGGCCAGGTCGGGCGAGGTCGGCGAGACGAGCTGGTCGAGCACGACGCGGAGCGAGACGGTCACGGCGCCGGCGTCTCGGTCGTCGGATGGAGGGCGTCGCGCACCATCTGCTGCACCTGCGCGTAGTCGGGGTCGTACTCGTCGACGCCGCCCTCGGGAGTGAGTTCGAGCGTGTTGACGGTCTGATCCTTCGCCTTGAGCGCGAGATCGACGAGCGTGGGGGCGATGAGACTCTGCGGCAGGTCGGTCTGAATGGTGTTCGTGGTGGACTCGGCGACCTGCTGGAACCGCGCGAGGACGACCTGCGGGGTGAACTGCGCGAGGATCGCCTCCTGCAGTTCGCGCTGACGGCGCATGCGGTCGAAGTCGCTCGTCGTGTAGCGCGAGCGGGCGTACCACTGGGCCGTGTCGCCGTCCATGTGCTGCGCACCCGGCTCGATCCACCCGAAGGCCCAGTCGTCGACCGGCTGGCCGTCGTAGGCGGGTCCGCCCTTGGGCAGGCGCTCCTGCACCGTGATGTCGACACCGCCGAGCGCGTCGATCACGTCGGCGAAGCCCTTCATGTCGATGAGCACGTAGTAGGGGATCTGGATGCCGAGGATGCCCTCCGCGGCATCCTTGGTCGCCTCGATGCCGGGTTCGGAGTTGTTCGCGCCGGCGTCGGGATAGATCTCGTCGCCGTCCTGACAGACCTCGACTTCGGTGCGCAGCTGGTTGATGCCGCTCCCCCACCCGCAGGTGGGGTCGGCGTGGCCTTCATGCCCGTCCGGGTACCTGTCCTGCATGGGGCCGGCGGCGAAGGGGAAGTGCGGCATGTCGCGCGGAATACCGGTGATCGTCGTCGCTCCGGTGTCGGCATTGACGGAGACCACCGAGATGCTGTCGAAACGCATCGAATCGCGGCCCTCGCCCGAGTCGCCACCGAGCAGAAGGATGTTGTAGTAGCCGTCGGACGGCGGCACGACCGCGCCCGTCTGAGCGAACAGCGAAGAGAGCGCATCGCGCGTGCTCCCCGCGATCCCGGCGGCCCACGCCGCGCCGGAACCCGAGAAGAAGAGCAGGACCACGGCCACGATCGCCATCGCGATCCGTGCGAGGGGGCCGACCCGAACGAGCCGCACGAGGCGGAGGGTGTCGACGGTCAGCACGATCCACAGCGCCACGTACGCGAACAGTGCGATCTGCACGATGGTCAGCGGCACCGGGCGCAGCGCCGACAGGAAGTCGGGGAAGAACGAGCCGGTCACCACGGTGAACAGTCCGGTCGGCCAGAGCAGCCCCGCCAGCGCGCTGAGCGCGAGGAGGGTCCACATCGCCAGCGTCGCGCCGAGGCCGAAGCGCCCCAGGCGGCGGCTGCCGGCGAGGACCTGCGCCGACCCGGGGATGAGGAAGTTGAGCACCACGAGCCACCATCCGCGGCGCGTCATGACCTCGGGCGAGGTGGCGTCGGGATGCCGCAGAGGGCGCGACTCGACCGCCCGGACCGGCACACCCGGACGCGCCGCGGTGAGCGTCACAGGGAGTCCTTCAGGCGCCGGTTCTTCTCCTCGACCTGCGCCTCCAGGTCGCGCGCGTAGGTCTCCACCCTGTCGGCGAGCGCCGCATCGGCGCTGCCGAGGATCCGGGCCGCGAGCAGGCCCGCGTTCTTCGCTCCGTTGATCGACACGGTCGCGACGGGGATGCCGGCGGGCATCTGCACGATGCTGAGCAGCGAGTCCATCCCGTCGAGGGTGGCAAGCTGCACCGGCACACCGATGACCGGAAGGGCGGTGACGGATGCCAGCATGCCCGGCAGGTGCGCCGCGCCCCCGGCACCGGCGATGATCGCGCGCAGTCCGCGGCCACGTGCCTCCCGGCCGTAGCGCACGAGCTTGTCGGGCGTGCGGTGGGCCGAGACCACCTCGACCTCGTGCGGGATGCCGAACTCGGTCAGCGCCTCGCTGGCGGCGTTCATCACGCGCCAGTCGGAGTCGGAGCCCATGACGACGCCGACCACGGGCGTCTCGGAAGAATGCAGCGGCCGGGTCACCGGTCCAGGCTAGGGGCGCTCGCTGGAAGATCCCGGAACGGCACGCGACATGCTCAGTCGAAGAACGACGCAGCTCCCCGCGCCTCGTAGACGATCTCGTCGAGATCGTCGCCGACGACGTTGACGTGCCCGACCTTGCGGCCGGGGCGCGGAGCCTTGCCATAGGTGTGGATCTTGGCGGTGGGGTGCGCCTCCATGGCCGCGGGGAAGCGCTCCTCGAGTCCGCCCTCGGCCGGTCCGCCCAGCACGTTGATCATGACCGACCAGGGGGCGATGGCATCCGTCGACCCGAGGGGCAGGTCGAGGACGGCGCGCACGTGCTGCTCGAACTGGCTCGTGACGGCGCCGTCCTGCGTCCAGTGACCGGAGTTGTGCGGGCGCATGGCGAGTTCGTTGATGAGGATGCGCTGATCGCTCGTCTCGAAGAGTTCGACGGCGAGCATGCCGGTGACCCCCAGCCCCTCGGCGACGGCGACGCCGATCTCCGCGGCGACGCGCTGCACGCGGTCGTCGGCGCGGGGGGCGGGTGCGATGACCTCGGCGCACACGCCCCCGCGCTGCACGGTCTCGACCACCGGGTAGGCGCGCACGTCGCCGGACGGGCGGCGCGCGACCTGCTGCGCGAGCTCGCGGGTGAAGTCGACGAGCTCCTCCACCAACAGCGCCCCGCCGCCGGCGTCTTCGGCGAGGGCGGCGAACCAGTCCTCGGCTTCGGCCGCGGCGGACACCACGCGCACGCCCTTGCCGTCGTACCCGCCGCGCGGGGTCTTCACCACGGCGCGACCGCCGTGCGCGTCGAGGAAGGCCTGCAGCTCGGCGGCGTCGGCGACGGCGGCCCAGTCGGGCTGCGGCAGGCCGAGTTCCGCCATGCGGGCGCGCATGACCAGCTTGTCCTGAGCCACACCGAGGGGCGCCGGACCGGGATGCACGGCGACGCCGGCGTCGACGAGGGCCGCGAGGACGTTCTGCGGCACGTGTTCGTGGTCAAAGGTGATGACGTCGACGTCGCGGGCGAAGGCGAGGACGGTCTCGGCGTCGCGATAGTCGCCGACGGCCGTCGCGGCGAGCGCGGCCGACATGCCCTCATCCTCCGCGAGCACGCGGATCTCGACACCCAACTCGACGGCGGGCGCGATCATCATCCGCGCCAGCTGCCCGCCACCGACCACTCCGACTCGCAGCGCCATGCCGCTCCTTTCGTCGGCATCCATTCTGTCGGGGTGCCCTCGGGGATGCGAGCCGGGCCGGGCGGGTGCAGAGGCGCCGGTGACTTCGACAGGCTCAGCCACCTCGACACGACCGGAGGTCCCTGAGCTCGTCGACGGGACCGGGACTCCCCCCGAACACCGGTGACTTCGACAGGCGCAGCCACCTCGACACGACCGCAGGTCCCTGAGCTCGTCGAGGGGACCGGGAATCCCCCCGAACACCGGTGACTTCGACAGGCTCAGCCACCTCGACACGACCGGAGGTCCCCGAGCTCGTCGAGGGGACCGGGACTCCCCCCGAACACCGGTGGCTTCGACAGGCTCAGCCACCTCGACACGACCGGAGGTCCCTGAGCTCGTCGATGGGACCGGGACTTCCCCGGACGCCGGTGGCTTCGGTGAGCTCAGCCACCTCCGTCGAGGGGGTGTGAGCCCGGGTCAGAGGCCGACGGAGCCGGAGCCGAACGTCGGCGAGTCGCGGTGCGCGAGGATCTGATTGACCTCGACCTGGTCGACGAGGGTCTCGTGCACCAGCACCGCATTCGGGACGTTCTTCAGCCGCAGGGCGGGCTCGACGCCGTTGGAGAGCGTCAGGGTGCCGGCTCCCCACATCCGCTGAAGGATGCCGCGACGCAGCTGGATCGCATACCCCCGCACGTGCGAGATCTCGCGTCGGTTCGCTCCGAAGGGGCCGGAATGCTCGATCACGCGCCGGGTGGTGATGGTCCACGTGCGCGAGAGCCAGACCAGGAAGGGCAGCACCACGAGCAGCAGGACGAGGCCGCCGGCCGCGGTCAGCAGCATCCAGTTCTCGTACGGTGCGGGGAGGTTGTCGTAGAAGTAGCCCGTCGCCCCGGCCACGGCGATCAGCACCAGCGCCGACCAGGAGAGCCGACGCGCGTGCGACCGGAGCCGAGCGATGCGCAGCTCGGGCGCCGTCGTGCCGGGCGCCGGCATGCGGGGGCGTCCGAGCGGGGTCGAGGGCTGACTCACGGTTTCATTGTGCGGCGCGCGAGCCCCGACGGCCCGGTGCCACGCGGAGGGCGGCGACCGTCACCGCACGTGGACGACGTCGCCGGCGGACACGACGGTCTCGATGGTGCCGGACTCGACGACCAGGCGCCCGTCGGCATCGAGCCGGACCGCGGTGCCCTGCAGGGTGGATCCGTCGGGCAGGGACACCGTGACCTCTCGGCCGACGGTGGCGCACAGCTTCTCGATCTCGCGATGCACGCGCTCGACGTCGTCGTGCGCGAGGCGCGCGAGGGTCTTGTCGAGATCCTCGAGGTAATCGGCCAGCAGCCGGTCGTCGTCGCACTCGGCCCCGATCGCGGCGAAGGAGGTCGCCGTCGTCACCGGCAGGTCGGCGCGGTTCATGCGGGCGTTCACCCCGGCACCGATGACCACGGTGTCGGGTGAGCCCGGCACGACCTCGGCCAGGATGCCGCAGATCTTGCCGCTGTCGACGAGGACGTCGTTCGGCCACTTCAGCTCCGCCGTCGCGCCATGGCCGGTGAGCTGATGCCGCACGGCGCGGGTCATGGCGGCGCCCGCGGCCAGCGGAATCCATCCGCGCTGGGCGGGCGGGACCATCGTGGCGTCCACGACGACCGAGACGGCGAGCGCCGTACCGGCGGGAGCCGTCCAGGATCGGTCGAGGCGTCCGCGCCCCGCGCGCTGGTCGTCGGTGATGAGCACAGAGAGGTGCGGCCACCCGGCGGGGTCGGCCGCCACCGCGGCGACGACGTCGGCGTTGGTGGAGTCGGTGGTCTCGACCACCTGGACGCGAGGGCTGTGGGCGGCGGTGCGCGGATATCCGGCGGCGGGGATCGGCATGCCCACACCCTAGGGAATGCGCGAAGTGATGGCATCCGGTTGCGGGCATGACGGATGCCGCCGGGTGGAGGATGCCACAGCCGCTCGGCCGTTCACTTGTGCGCACCCTCCAACGTCCGCGCGGGTGCTGTCGCTAGGGTGGGAAGGGTGACCGACCAGCCCGATCTCTACACGACCGCCGGCAAGATCGCGGACCTGCGCAACAGGTTCCAAGAGGCGGTCGTCGACGCCGAAGCCGCCGCGCGCACCAAGCAGCACGCCAAGGGCAAGCTCACCGCCCGCGAGCGCCTCGAGATGCTGGTCGACCCCGGCTCGTTCGTCGAGCTCGACGAGTACGTCCGCCACCGCACCACGGCCTTCGGCATGGACAAGTCCCGCCCCTACGGCGACTCGGTCGTGACGGGGACCGGCACCATCCACGGGCGCAACGTCGCCGTCTACGCACAGGACTTCTCGACCTTCGGCGGTTCGCTCGGCGAGGTCGCCGGCGACAAGATCATCAAGGTCATGGAGCTGGCCCTTCGCAGCGGCATCCCGATCATCGGCATCCTCGACTCCGGCGGAGCCCGCATCCAGGAGGGCGTCGTCGCCCTCGGCAAGTACGGCGAGATCTTCCGCCTGAACACCGCGGCATCCGGTGTCATCCCCCAGATCTCCATCATCATGGGCCCGGCCGCCGGTGGCGCGGTCTACTCCCCCGCCCTCACCGACTTCGTCATCATGGTCGACAAGACGAGCCAGATGTTCGTCACCGGCCCCGACGTGATCAAGACCGTCACCGGTGAAGACGTCGGCATGGAAGAACTCGGCGGCGCGCATACGCACAACACCCGCTCGGGCGTGGCGCACTACCTCGCCGACGACGAGGACGACGCGATCGACTACGCGCGCGGCCTCATCAGCTACCTCCCCGACAACAACCTCGCCGAGATCCCGGTCTACGACACCCCGTTCGAGTTCGAGACGACGGATGCCGACCGCTCGCTGAACACCGTCATCC
The DNA window shown above is from Microbacterium proteolyticum and carries:
- a CDS encoding biotin--[acetyl-CoA-carboxylase] ligase, whose translation is MPIPAAGYPRTAAHSPRVQVVETTDSTNADVVAAVAADPAGWPHLSVLITDDQRAGRGRLDRSWTAPAGTALAVSVVVDATMVPPAQRGWIPLAAGAAMTRAVRHQLTGHGATAELKWPNDVLVDSGKICGILAEVVPGSPDTVVIGAGVNARMNRADLPVTTATSFAAIGAECDDDRLLADYLEDLDKTLARLAHDDVERVHREIEKLCATVGREVTVSLPDGSTLQGTAVRLDADGRLVVESGTIETVVSAGDVVHVR
- a CDS encoding acyl-CoA carboxylase subunit beta; this encodes MTDQPDLYTTAGKIADLRNRFQEAVVDAEAAARTKQHAKGKLTARERLEMLVDPGSFVELDEYVRHRTTAFGMDKSRPYGDSVVTGTGTIHGRNVAVYAQDFSTFGGSLGEVAGDKIIKVMELALRSGIPIIGILDSGGARIQEGVVALGKYGEIFRLNTAASGVIPQISIIMGPAAGGAVYSPALTDFVIMVDKTSQMFVTGPDVIKTVTGEDVGMEELGGAHTHNTRSGVAHYLADDEDDAIDYARGLISYLPDNNLAEIPVYDTPFEFETTDADRSLNTVIPDSPNQPYDIHTVIDGIVDAAEFLEVQPLFAPNIVIGFGRIEGRTVGIIANQPSQMAGTLNIDAGEKASRFVRFCDAFSVPIVTLVDVPGYLPGTDQEWTGVIRRGAKLLYAYAEATVPLVTVILRKAYGGAYIVMGSKQLGADINLAWPTAEIAVMGGQGAVNILYRGEIKRAEEAGEDVAAVRTRLANEYTYNVASPFLAAERGELDGIIEPAQTRVSIAKALRALRNKRASLPAKKHGNIPL
- the purE gene encoding 5-(carboxyamino)imidazole ribonucleotide mutase encodes the protein MGSDSDWRVMNAASEALTEFGIPHEVEVVSAHRTPDKLVRYGREARGRGLRAIIAGAGGAAHLPGMLASVTALPVIGVPVQLATLDGMDSLLSIVQMPAGIPVATVSINGAKNAGLLAARILGSADAALADRVETYARDLEAQVEEKNRRLKDSL
- a CDS encoding glycosyltransferase family 2 protein, whose product is MTERVGIVVRTRQRPDFLRRALADIGAQSFRDFRVVVVNDGGDAAEVDGVVDASGLDAVAVHRIAPGDGGRCVAANVGVRDAGTEYVVLHDDDDRWHPDFLSRTVAWLDAHPSDAAVAVPTEIVYEEQRGGAWTEVGRAPFWAGMQRISLTEMLSVNRAVPISVLYRRAVHDEVGWYDETLDAVEDWDLYLRILRAGEIGFLPGEALAYWTQRPDATGLDANSMFALTAEHAADDARVRDRALHEWVRREGTGLPLYLASLHAELLTHIDETVERAVHRLRAEIAADNRIEIDAHQPLWSRVRRLRRLLGRRSGRA
- a CDS encoding glycosyltransferase; its protein translation is MTVSLRVVLDQLVSPTSPDLAEASASLTEALIATAPRGCDVSAIVPAPGIPDETSVTGLSSETRLSMRRRELAASWQLGVAPGIGKGLIHSPTALAPLVRHDRVNDTHQIVVTLWELRAWETPEELPKAEILACRALLARVTKHADAVIVPTHAMADRLGELAKSKLSKKVRVIGGAPAAGMRVPSDAVGRLRALNLPSSFLAVAGGAAPSDGLAAAFSAVVASGWDGDVVVLDVPEGEEPTVADIAAASGLAESRVHGRGALDRWDRAAVLSHAAAFITACGRTDWPWRAVDALAVGVPIVAADTPVHREVLAEAAAYAAPDDLGDALARALGEDAERLRVLAGDRAKGFAWNAAADRVWALHAEL
- a CDS encoding 5-(carboxyamino)imidazole ribonucleotide synthase, with the translated sequence MDADERSGMALRVGVVGGGQLARMMIAPAVELGVEIRVLAEDEGMSAALAATAVGDYRDAETVLAFARDVDVITFDHEHVPQNVLAALVDAGVAVHPGPAPLGVAQDKLVMRARMAELGLPQPDWAAVADAAELQAFLDAHGGRAVVKTPRGGYDGKGVRVVSAAAEAEDWFAALAEDAGGGALLVEELVDFTRELAQQVARRPSGDVRAYPVVETVQRGGVCAEVIAPAPRADDRVQRVAAEIGVAVAEGLGVTGMLAVELFETSDQRILINELAMRPHNSGHWTQDGAVTSQFEQHVRAVLDLPLGSTDAIAPWSVMINVLGGPAEGGLEERFPAAMEAHPTAKIHTYGKAPRPGRKVGHVNVVGDDLDEIVYEARGAASFFD
- a CDS encoding LCP family protein; this encodes MTRRGWWLVVLNFLIPGSAQVLAGSRRLGRFGLGATLAMWTLLALSALAGLLWPTGLFTVVTGSFFPDFLSALRPVPLTIVQIALFAYVALWIVLTVDTLRLVRLVRVGPLARIAMAIVAVVLLFFSGSGAAWAAGIAGSTRDALSSLFAQTGAVVPPSDGYYNILLLGGDSGEGRDSMRFDSISVVSVNADTGATTITGIPRDMPHFPFAAGPMQDRYPDGHEGHADPTCGWGSGINQLRTEVEVCQDGDEIYPDAGANNSEPGIEATKDAAEGILGIQIPYYVLIDMKGFADVIDALGGVDITVQERLPKGGPAYDGQPVDDWAFGWIEPGAQHMDGDTAQWYARSRYTTSDFDRMRRQRELQEAILAQFTPQVVLARFQQVAESTTNTIQTDLPQSLIAPTLVDLALKAKDQTVNTLELTPEGGVDEYDPDYAQVQQMVRDALHPTTETPAP
- a CDS encoding PH domain-containing protein, giving the protein MSQPSTPLGRPRMPAPGTTAPELRIARLRSHARRLSWSALVLIAVAGATGYFYDNLPAPYENWMLLTAAGGLVLLLVVLPFLVWLSRTWTITTRRVIEHSGPFGANRREISHVRGYAIQLRRGILQRMWGAGTLTLSNGVEPALRLKNVPNAVLVHETLVDQVEVNQILAHRDSPTFGSGSVGL